Proteins co-encoded in one Catalinimonas alkaloidigena genomic window:
- a CDS encoding ParA family protein: protein MEVLAVINQKGGVGKTTTVLNLGPALAAKKQRVLLIDLDPQANLSSCYKTVDNRASLDTSGWLMDPGRASDAIQNVGDNLDLIKASRRLMHDLDDRLRNLSVGGDTRLRKALASLRNQYDWVLLDCPPNLGKITVNALAASSIYLVPMRPEFFSVHAFSALDALAHGVKEELNQYLHFLGILFTQYNRASRTRSHREVVEELSGKYPTFNVTIRQSNPLAVSPSLQQDIFKVSPESAGAYDYQKLADEVLTKIEQA from the coding sequence ATGGAAGTACTTGCTGTGATAAATCAGAAAGGAGGAGTAGGGAAAACTACTACTGTACTAAACCTAGGACCCGCTCTTGCAGCAAAAAAGCAGCGCGTGCTACTTATTGATCTAGATCCACAAGCAAACCTTTCAAGCTGTTACAAAACAGTGGACAACCGAGCAAGCTTAGATACAAGTGGTTGGCTGATGGATCCAGGACGCGCATCAGACGCTATCCAGAATGTTGGTGATAATTTAGACTTGATTAAAGCAAGCAGACGACTGATGCACGACCTAGATGACCGACTGCGTAATCTTTCGGTAGGGGGCGATACTCGTTTGCGTAAGGCTCTTGCTTCTCTTCGTAATCAGTATGACTGGGTATTGCTAGATTGTCCACCGAATCTGGGTAAAATCACTGTCAATGCATTAGCGGCGTCAAGTATATACTTAGTCCCGATGCGACCAGAATTCTTTTCTGTACATGCTTTTTCAGCCCTTGATGCATTAGCCCATGGAGTTAAAGAAGAGTTAAACCAGTATTTGCATTTTTTGGGCATTTTATTCACACAATATAACCGTGCAAGTAGAACACGCTCCCATAGAGAAGTAGTTGAAGAGCTGAGTGGCAAATATCCCACATTCAATGTGACTATTCGGCAAAGTAATCCTTTAGCTGTCTCACCCAGCTTACAACAGGACATTTTTAAGGTATCTCCTGAATCAGCTGGTGCTTATGATTATCAGAAACTAGCGGATGAAGTACTAACAAAAATTGAACAAGCATAA
- a CDS encoding ABC transporter permease — MIRHYLTIAFRTLRRAPLFSFINLAGLAVGLAAALLLLSYLRYELSFDDFHANGNRIYRLRHDTYQQGAVENSSVITYYGAGPALQEQIPEVEAVVRLHRADGMLNYYTPSGEVISHHETAAFYADSAFFSVFSFPLLQGEAQTLLRHPQAVVISASAAQKYFGTEDPLGKTLSLTTQWAGGEYVVEGVFQAVPANSHVQFDFLFSIPRLLTNPQFRDGAWYWTNFYTYVLLKSGTDPARVEQKMATVLAPYLEDHPSPERFALQPLGDIHLHSHLPSELDVNPDARLVSLLGLLAFLLLSIAWLNYVNLSTAHATDRAREVGVRQVLGSSKRELIRRFLLESWLLTAGALGIAALLYVVATPFFSRLIALELPVGGVGRVGFWAGALGALLAGTLLAGLYPAFVLSGFPPLAALAGKVGKVRNSKHGISLRRVLVVLQFSAAIGLMLATFTLYRQLDFMRHQDLGMNLAQKVVIRGPRLTHGGSYLNAMEHFKQQVQRQTSVRSVTASSQVPGKPLFWTDEFRRLTDPEQVRKPLSILAVDEAFLPAYEIPLLAGRNFEKDRVSDLQEGVLLNEAALRYLELGSPDAAIGQQIRVGETGQRTVVGVVKDFHQQSLHQRSEPIAFYFIPWSQDYVTFTLQGNVRGTLATLKILYQASFPENAFDFFFLDAQFDRQYSAEERAWKLFLLFALLSLVIACLGLFGLASLLMRQRTKEVALRKVLGASAASLTVLLTRDFLQLIGLAFVLAGLVSGWLLHHWLQTFAYRVHLSAGSFMWAGALTLVVAGVTVGMQSLRTTRANPIEALRGQ, encoded by the coding sequence ATGATCCGCCACTACCTGACCATCGCTTTCCGGACGCTGCGGCGTGCGCCCCTGTTTTCCTTCATCAACCTGGCGGGCTTAGCCGTGGGCCTGGCCGCGGCCTTGCTGCTGCTAAGTTACCTCCGCTACGAGCTTAGTTTTGATGACTTTCATGCGAACGGAAACCGTATCTACCGGCTCCGGCATGACACTTACCAGCAGGGCGCCGTCGAGAACAGCAGCGTGATCACCTACTACGGAGCGGGCCCTGCGCTCCAGGAACAAATCCCGGAAGTCGAGGCGGTGGTGCGCTTGCATCGCGCCGATGGGATGCTCAACTACTACACGCCTTCCGGGGAGGTGATCTCCCACCATGAAACGGCGGCCTTTTATGCCGACTCCGCTTTTTTTTCCGTCTTTTCGTTTCCGCTCCTGCAAGGGGAGGCCCAAACGCTGTTACGCCACCCGCAGGCGGTGGTGATCTCCGCCTCGGCCGCTCAGAAATACTTTGGAACAGAGGATCCGCTGGGAAAGACCCTCTCGCTGACCACCCAGTGGGCCGGCGGGGAGTACGTGGTGGAGGGAGTATTTCAAGCGGTGCCCGCCAATAGCCATGTACAGTTCGACTTTCTGTTTTCCATCCCGCGCCTGCTGACCAACCCTCAGTTTCGAGACGGAGCCTGGTACTGGACCAACTTTTACACGTATGTCCTGTTGAAGTCCGGCACGGATCCGGCGCGGGTGGAACAAAAAATGGCTACCGTCCTGGCACCCTATCTGGAAGATCACCCCAGTCCGGAGCGGTTTGCCCTGCAACCCCTGGGCGACATTCACCTGCATTCGCACCTGCCCTCCGAACTCGACGTCAACCCTGATGCACGGCTCGTCTCCTTGCTGGGTCTGTTGGCTTTTCTGCTCCTGAGCATCGCCTGGTTAAACTACGTCAACCTCTCCACCGCCCATGCCACCGATCGGGCTCGAGAAGTCGGCGTACGCCAGGTACTGGGTTCTTCCAAACGTGAGTTGATCCGACGCTTTCTGCTCGAGTCCTGGCTACTGACGGCAGGCGCGTTGGGGATCGCGGCTCTACTCTATGTGGTAGCCACCCCCTTCTTTTCCCGACTCATCGCCTTGGAACTGCCCGTGGGTGGGGTAGGCCGGGTGGGGTTCTGGGCAGGAGCGCTCGGCGCACTACTGGCAGGCACCTTGCTGGCGGGCCTCTACCCCGCCTTTGTGCTTTCTGGCTTTCCCCCTCTGGCCGCGCTGGCCGGGAAAGTCGGGAAAGTGAGGAATAGCAAGCACGGGATTTCCCTGCGCAGAGTGCTGGTCGTGCTGCAGTTCAGCGCGGCCATCGGGCTAATGCTGGCGACTTTCACGCTCTACCGCCAGCTGGACTTTATGCGCCACCAGGACCTGGGCATGAACCTGGCGCAAAAGGTGGTGATCCGAGGGCCGCGTCTCACCCACGGCGGGAGCTATTTAAATGCGATGGAGCATTTTAAGCAACAGGTCCAGCGGCAAACGTCGGTGCGCAGCGTGACGGCCTCTTCCCAAGTACCAGGCAAACCCCTCTTCTGGACGGATGAATTTCGACGCCTGACGGATCCGGAGCAAGTACGGAAACCGCTCAGCATTTTGGCGGTGGATGAAGCGTTTTTGCCGGCCTACGAGATCCCGCTCCTGGCGGGCCGGAATTTTGAAAAAGACCGGGTCAGCGATCTGCAGGAAGGGGTCTTGCTCAACGAAGCGGCGCTGCGCTACTTGGAACTAGGCAGCCCGGACGCGGCGATAGGCCAGCAGATCCGGGTGGGGGAGACGGGGCAAAGGACCGTCGTGGGGGTGGTGAAGGACTTTCATCAGCAATCCTTGCACCAGCGAAGTGAACCCATCGCGTTTTACTTTATTCCCTGGAGCCAGGACTATGTGACTTTCACGCTGCAGGGAAACGTGCGGGGCACACTGGCCACGCTGAAAATCCTGTATCAGGCCTCGTTTCCGGAAAACGCCTTCGACTTTTTCTTTTTAGATGCCCAGTTCGATCGGCAATACAGTGCGGAAGAACGGGCGTGGAAGCTCTTCCTGCTATTTGCCCTGCTCTCGCTGGTGATCGCTTGTTTGGGCCTGTTTGGGCTGGCTTCGCTCCTCATGCGGCAACGCACCAAAGAAGTGGCCCTGCGCAAGGTGCTGGGCGCCTCCGCCGCTAGCCTCACCGTGCTGCTGACGCGGGACTTTCTCCAGCTGATCGGCTTGGCGTTTGTGCTGGCGGGGCTGGTGTCCGGGTGGCTGCTCCACCACTGGCTCCAAACCTTTGCCTACCGAGTTCATCTTTCGGCAGGAAGCTTCATGTGGGCGGGTGCCCTTACGCTTGTGGTTGCCGGCGTGACGGTGGGGATGCAATCCCTCCGCACAACGCGCGCCAATCCGATCGAGGCGCTCCGGGGGCAGTAG
- a CDS encoding replication initiation protein: MEDKDQSHVRKFVWQSNRLVNARYEMGYIDQRIFLQTLAQIKLDDEEFREIRLSVRDLYGDELNGESYKTMTDACSRLMGKNFEIEDILEGQKGEKLKRFRKYALYDFVEYVEKSGEIRCRLAVSMMPHLLQLRREFTQGVLDELLPLNSHYSFRIYWLLMQYAAMGGVREIDIEELRSIFKVKEDQYKRFVDFRRRVIDRAQADLSLTSMAFNYEIITHKKRAVAIRFRLKNQKQRQLELFQNQPDTLLKPETEAFWQPENPVFDLQFGQRFKPSERFPAEDLLLASRMLVMNGVDAQGCERWYQAMMTHQLMPKQVIGICKQAQETVPQQGSMLTGTTMRKRGGWIHKQLNEQIKVHKAG, encoded by the coding sequence ATGGAAGATAAGGATCAGAGCCATGTCCGCAAGTTTGTCTGGCAGAGCAATCGCTTGGTTAATGCCCGATACGAAATGGGGTATATAGACCAGCGTATATTTTTACAGACACTAGCTCAAATAAAGCTTGACGACGAGGAATTTCGGGAGATTAGGTTGTCTGTTCGAGATCTATATGGAGATGAGTTAAATGGTGAGTCGTACAAAACCATGACGGACGCTTGTAGCAGGCTAATGGGAAAGAACTTTGAAATTGAAGACATTTTGGAAGGCCAAAAAGGGGAGAAATTGAAGAGATTCCGCAAGTATGCCTTATACGATTTCGTTGAATATGTTGAGAAGTCTGGTGAAATACGTTGTCGTTTAGCAGTATCAATGATGCCGCATCTACTGCAATTGCGTCGTGAATTTACACAAGGTGTGCTTGATGAACTCTTACCTTTAAACAGCCATTACTCCTTTCGTATTTATTGGTTATTAATGCAGTATGCTGCTATGGGTGGTGTACGAGAAATTGATATCGAAGAATTACGAAGCATTTTCAAAGTAAAAGAAGATCAATACAAACGCTTTGTCGATTTCCGCAGAAGAGTTATTGACCGTGCCCAAGCCGACCTTAGCTTGACGAGTATGGCCTTTAATTATGAGATTATCACTCATAAAAAGCGTGCTGTTGCCATTCGATTTCGCCTGAAAAACCAGAAACAACGGCAACTAGAATTATTCCAAAATCAACCAGACACCTTACTCAAACCAGAAACAGAGGCGTTTTGGCAGCCGGAAAACCCCGTCTTTGACTTGCAGTTTGGTCAGCGCTTCAAACCGAGTGAACGTTTTCCCGCAGAAGATCTGCTGTTAGCTTCTCGGATGTTAGTGATGAACGGGGTAGATGCCCAGGGCTGTGAGCGATGGTATCAGGCCATGATGACCCATCAGTTGATGCCTAAGCAAGTCATTGGGATCTGTAAACAAGCTCAGGAGACCGTGCCTCAACAAGGAAGCATGCTTACCGGCACGACCATGCGTAAGCGCGGAGGCTGGATTCATAAACAACTAAATGAACAAATCAAGGTACACAAAGCAGGATGA